The Petrotoga olearia DSM 13574 genome includes a region encoding these proteins:
- the meaB gene encoding methylmalonyl Co-A mutase-associated GTPase MeaB produces MQWAERYEQLLPKFKAQNKTALAKMISLLEDNYLQTWEIISRLHSDIQPKNSYVIGVTGSPGVGKSSFISRLVSFYSNKGQNIGIILIDPSSPFSGGAFLGDRVRMFDLTNSSNVYIRSIASRGAMGGVCNSIYDIIDVMKAFGFDTIIIETVGTGQSEIDIFYACDTTLLILSPDSGDEIQIYKAGIMEIADFYIVNKIDLPNSKRFLMYLENYLGSQNEDHKKVFGVSSIENKGFEKVYEWLESSREYFQNSNLKENLRKKSRVKNYLFHLIENFLEDYPLENQDTDSLKKDVIAFMCKKEGNNGNQN; encoded by the coding sequence TTGCAATGGGCAGAAAGGTATGAACAACTACTTCCAAAATTTAAAGCCCAGAATAAAACCGCTCTAGCAAAGATGATATCTTTATTAGAAGACAATTATTTACAAACCTGGGAAATTATTTCTCGATTACATTCGGATATTCAACCAAAAAATTCATATGTAATAGGTGTTACAGGGAGTCCTGGCGTTGGAAAAAGCTCTTTTATCTCAAGATTGGTCTCATTTTATTCCAATAAAGGTCAGAATATCGGAATAATATTGATCGATCCTAGCAGCCCTTTCAGTGGCGGGGCTTTTTTGGGAGATAGGGTAAGAATGTTTGATTTAACCAATTCTTCTAACGTTTACATCAGAAGTATAGCAAGCAGAGGAGCAATGGGGGGAGTTTGCAATTCAATTTATGATATTATTGATGTAATGAAGGCATTTGGCTTCGATACAATAATCATAGAAACGGTGGGAACCGGTCAATCAGAGATCGATATATTCTATGCTTGTGACACAACTCTTTTAATATTATCTCCTGATTCTGGTGACGAAATTCAAATTTACAAGGCAGGAATAATGGAAATAGCCGATTTTTATATTGTCAACAAGATAGATCTACCTAATTCCAAAAGATTCTTAATGTACTTAGAAAATTATTTAGGTTCACAAAACGAAGATCATAAAAAGGTTTTTGGCGTTAGTTCAATTGAAAACAAAGGATTTGAAAAAGTTTACGAATGGTTAGAATCAAGCAGGGAATACTTTCAAAACTCTAATTTAAAAGAGAATCTAAGAAAAAAAAGTCGTGTTAAAAACTATCTTTTTCATCTTATAGAAAATTTTTTGGAAGATTATCCGTTGGAAAATCAAGATACCGATTCCCTTAAAAAAGATGTTATAGCATTCATGTGTAAAAAGGAGGGAAACAATGGAAACCAAAAT
- a CDS encoding cobalamin B12-binding domain-containing protein: MSTRIRVLIAKPGLDGHDRGAKVLARALRDAGMEVIYTGIRRTPEEIVEAAIQEDVDLIGLSILSGAHKKLCQKILNLLKEKEADIPVILGGIIPEEDIPELKEMGIIEIFTPGASLKEIIEKVKDIAMGRKV, from the coding sequence ATGAGTACAAGAATCCGTGTCTTAATAGCCAAACCTGGGCTCGATGGTCATGACCGCGGTGCCAAAGTTTTAGCAAGAGCTCTAAGAGACGCTGGAATGGAAGTAATCTACACAGGCATAAGAAGAACCCCGGAAGAAATTGTTGAAGCAGCAATACAAGAAGATGTTGATTTAATTGGCTTATCTATACTTTCAGGTGCACACAAAAAGTTATGTCAAAAAATACTAAATTTACTAAAAGAAAAGGAAGCTGATATTCCCGTTATCCTTGGTGGAATCATTCCAGAAGAAGATATACCAGAACTAAAGGAAATGGGAATAATTGAAATCTTCACCCCAGGTGCTTCGTTAAAAGAAATTATCGAGAAGGTGAAAGATATTGCAATGGGCAGAAAGGTATGA